The Mastomys coucha isolate ucsf_1 unplaced genomic scaffold, UCSF_Mcou_1 pScaffold14, whole genome shotgun sequence genome window below encodes:
- the Osgin2 gene encoding oxidative stress-induced growth inhibitor 2 isoform X4, with protein sequence MPLVEETSLLEDSSVTLPVVIIGNGPSGICLSYMLSGYRPYLSSEAIHPNTILHSKLEESRHLSIVDQDLEYLSEGLEGRSSNPVAVLFDTLLHPDADFGYDSPSILHWKLEQHHYIPHLVLGKGPPGGAWHNMEGSMLTISFGNWMELPGLKFKDWISSKRRNLKGDRVMPEEIARYYKHYVKVMGLQKNFRENTYITSVSRLYRDQGDNGSQDRDISTKHLQSQKSKFIKRNWEIRGYQRIAGGSHVPFCLFAENVALATGTLDSPAHLEVEGEELPFVFHSMPEFGAAIDKGKLCGRVDPVLIVGSGLTAADAVLCAYNNNIPVIHVFRRRVTDPSLIFKQLPKKLYPEYHKVYHMMCSQSYSADSAPLADYTSLPEHRVLSFKSDMKCILQSVSGLKRIFKLSAAVILIGSHPNLSFLKEQGCYLGRNSSQPITCKGNPMEVDAYTYECVKEANLFALGPLVGDNFVRFLKGGALGVTRCLATRQKKKQHLFVERGGGDGVA encoded by the exons gaaatggaCCTTCAGGAATATGCCTTTCGTATATGCTGTCAGGCTACAGACCGTATTTATCATCTGAAGCAATACATCCAAATACAATCTTACACAGTAAACTAGAAGAATCAAGACATCTCTCCATTGTGGATCAG GACTTAGAATACTTGTCTGAGGGTCTTGAGGGGCGATCGTCCAATCCAGTGGCAGTCCTTTTTGACACCCTTCTCCACCCGGATGCTGACTTTGGGTATGATTCCCCGTCCATTCTGCACTGGAAATTGGAACAACATCATTATATCCCTCACTTAGTTCTTGGTAAGGGCCCGCCTGGTGGGGCATGGCAT AATATGGAAGGTTCTATGTTGACAATCAGCTTTGGGAATTGGATGGAGCTACCTGGACTGAAATTTAAAGATTGGATATCTAGCAAACGAAG GAACTTAAAGGGGGACCGTGTCATGCCAGAGGAAATAGCTCGCTACTACAAGCACTATGTAAAGGTTATGGGTCTTCAAAAGAATTTCCGAGAGAATACTTACATAACCTCTGTATCAAGACTCTATAGAGACCAAGGTGATAATGGTAGTCAAGACAGAGATATTTCAACAAAGCATTTACAGAGCCAGAAGTCAAAATTTAtcaagagaaactgggaaatcaGAGGCTATCAGCGAATAGCAGGTGGCTCTCATGTTCCCTTTTGCCTCTTTGCTGAGAATGTAGCTCTTGCAACCGGAACGTTGGATTCTCCTGCCCATCTGGAAGTTGAAGGGGAAGAGCTTCCTTTTGTATTTCATTCAATGCCTGAGTTTGGAGCTGCTATAGACAAAGGAAAGCTATGTGGCAGAGTGGATCCAGTGCTGATTGTTGGTTCCGGCCTTACTGCAGCTGATGCAGTGCTCTGTGCCTATAACAATAATATCCCTGTGATCCATGTGTTTCGCAGACGAGTAACTGATCCAAGCTTAATTTTCAAACAGCTTCCCAAAAAGTTGTACCCCGAGTATCACAAAGTCTATCATATGATGTGTAGTCAGTCATACTCTGCAGACTCAGCTCCGTTAGCTGATTATACCAGTCTTCCTGAGCACCGTGTGCTTTCCTTTAAGTCAGACATGAAATGCATTCTTCAAAGTGTCTCTGGATTGAAGAGAATATTTAAGCTGTCTGCAGCTGTAATCTTGATAGGTTCTCATCCTAACCTATCTTTTCTGAAGGAACAAGGATGTTACCTAGGCCGTAACTCAAGCCAGCCAATAACATGCAAGGGTAACCCTATGGAGGTTGATGCATACACCTATGAATGTGTTAAAGAAGCCAATCTTTTTGCTTTGGGCCCTTTGGTTGGAGATAATTTTGTTCGATTCTTAAAGGGAGGGGCATTGGGTGTTACTCGCTGTTTGGCtacaagacagaagaaaaagcagCATTTGTTTGttgaaagaggagggggagatgggGTAGCTTAA